GAACTCGCTGCACTGGGTCCTGGACGTAACGTTCGATGAGGATCGGAGCCGGATCAGGAAGGAGAGCGCCCCGGAGAACTTCGGCCTGCTCCGTCGTCTGGCGTTGTGCCTGTTCAAGGGCGACACCTCGTCGAAGGGGAGCATCAAGGGCAAGCGGCTGAAGGCGTCGTGGGACGACGAATACCTGATCCAAGTCCTCTGCGGAAGTGCTGGAAATTAGATGCGTTTGCCCTGGGGCTGCTGGGTGGCGAGCGAGCGAGGCCGGCGTGACCTTTGCTCGTCCATTCGCAGGGTCCGCTGACCTGGCCTCGGCGTCGATCACAGGTCCTCCTTCCTCATCACCTCCTGGTCGCGTCGCTCCATGTCTCCGTCGAGGACGACTTGCTGGTCGACGGCCAGCGTCTCCCGCCGGGCGTGCCCAGTGATCGGTGACACTCGGGACGTCTCGGCCAGGCGATGACGGGGACGTGCTCGGGCATGAACACGAACGCCCCCAGCGCGAAGTCATCTGGGAAGAGGTGCCAGGAGCCGTTCTTGATCCGTTGGTTTATTCGCTGTACTCTCTTCTAGTATTGGTTTGACCCATCCTGGGCGGCGATGAGGGTCCCGATGAATACGCACCTGGGTTACGTGCATCTCCGGATCGAACCCGACGGAAATGCCTGGGTTGACGGGACGCGGTACTCGGTCGCCCATCTCGCCGGGGAACACTACCACCATGGCTGGTCCGCGGAGGAACTCCTCCGCCAGCACCCGGACCTCCGCCCCGAGCAGGTCTACGCCGCCCTGACCTACTTCTACGACCACCGCGACCGCATCCTCCGCGAGCTCGGCGAGACCGCCGAACGAGTTCGTCCGCTCGTCGAGGCGCAGCCCCTCAGCCGGGCCGAACTCCTCAGGCGACGCGACGCAGGGACTCCCTGAGCATGCCGCTGAGCCTGTATATGGACGTCCATGTCCCGATGGTCGTGACGCAGACCTTGCGGCGACGCGGGGTGGATCTCCTGACCAGTCAGGAGGACGGGACCAGCACTGCGGAGGACGACGTGCTCCTGGCCCGGGCCACGGCCCTGGGGCGTCTCCTCGTCACCCAGGATCAGGACTTCCTGCGGATCTCCGCCGAATGGCAACTGACGGGACAATCCTTCACCGGGATTCTCTTCGCCGCCCAGCAGGGAGCGAGCCTCGGCCTCCTCGCGGCCGACCTCGAACTGATCGTCTCCTGCGGCGAGCCGGACGAACTCCGGGATCGTGTCACGTATCTCCCCCTGCGTTAATCCCTGGCCCATGATCCTTACCGGGGACCAAGGAGCCATCGGCTTGGGACATCCGCTTCGCGTCGCCGAGGGTGGACTTGATTGACCACGCCCTGAATCGAGCCAACGACCGTCTGACCATCTTCGCCGCCGCCGCCGCCTGCGAGCGTATGCCGGCCAGGGCAGCGGGCGACCGGAACGTGATGCGGCGACTTGCCTCCTGCGTGATGCCGAACCAATTCCACCTCGTGCTCTGGCCCCAGACTGACGCCGACCTTTCCCCCTCCATGCGCTGGCTCACCCGGACCCATACCCAGCGCTGGCACGCCGATCGCCGATCCACCGGCACCAGCCACCTCGACCTCCCCGCCGGCCTCCGCACGCTCGTGCCACTGTTCAACGCCCCGCATTGGCTGCACCTCGGGTCATGGGCCTTGGCCAGATCGTGATCGTCCTTGTCGCATGATCCACCCCCCTACCCCGAATCGGGGCACGACTTCGATGGTCAGTATGGAAGTCGAGGTTCGCAGGGCCGCTGGTTGCGCTCAAGAGGATCGCAGAGCCATCAGTGCTGCTCAGGTCAGAACCGTCCAACGATGAATGGGCTTTGGACTTGACATAGAGTGTTGCATCGATTTCGCATCCCCATGCCCCTCTGCTCCGAGAGGGGGCCGTTCTGGCATTCGGACACAATCGATCAACAAACAGGACTCCCTGCCTCGTGGGATCCAGGGAGACAGACCACCCCCGCCCCGTTCCGGTACCATCATGACCAATAAAGGCGTTCAGCGAACTCCGCGCCTCGGGGATGACACGATTCACGGACCTTTGGCATCGGTTTGGCGAGACTCCGAGGGTGGTGATCCTGACCATTGGTGACCTGGAGATCAGAGACGGATGATCTCTTGGCCACACTTGTTCAAATGAATGCAAATGGTGTATGATAATTGTTGACTCTGGCGACGATCCTGGGACGGAGCCGCTGGTGCCAACTGTCAACCATTGGAGATCGACACCGGGTTAAGGGCGGCGAAAGCTGGGGAGACCTGATCGGTTTGGTGGTGGAATCTCCATCGTTCCTCGGTGCCGAGTGGCAACGAACGACCGGGAGACTGTACAAGCCAGGGCGGGGCATCGTGTCATCCATGATCATTCGGAGAGGGCTTCTGGTTTCGAGGGGCCTCTCCCATACGGCCTCGGCGGTGGTTCTGCCCCGATCTCCGTCGAGTGCCTCACCGACCACGTGAGCGGATTCCCCGGTTCGATACTCCGCGAAGTCGCGGCGAACGAATCGCGTGGTTCCCGCAACTCAGGATTGCGGTCATCACCGCGGCCGAGCCCTCTGGCGATGGCGATCCCGTCGCTTTCCCGTGCGTCCCGTTCCCGACGCCCGGGTGCCGCGCACCACGCTGCGGCGGATCAGGCAATCCTGGAGGGGCCTCGCGTTCCTGCGCATCCCCTCCCTGACCACCGGAGTCCGATGCCGTGGGCAACACCGACGACATCATCCCTGCGCGGTTCTACACCGCGCGGGAAGCCTCATCCCTCCTCGCCGGACGAGGAGTGCGTCTCTCCGCGAAGAGCCTCCTGAAACGCGCCGGCACGGCGATCCCCGCTGTCCGCGTCGGCCCAAACGGCGGCCGGGTGTATTTCCCCGGCCGCGCCCTGCTCGAGTACCTCGAGCCCGGTCGGTCGCCCAGGAGCGCGTCTGCGATCACCGCGGCCTCACCGAACCGACCTCGTCCGCCGGCTCCCGGCCCGCTGGAGGAGTTCCGCCGAGCGACGCGAGCCTCCTGAGATGCGTCAGCCGACCGGCAACGCCGTTGTAGGTCCGGCCGGTGACCGAGGGGTCGTAGCCCAGCAGGGCGGCGACCCCCGCCAGGTCACCGGTCGCGACCAGGAGTTCGGTCGCCCGCCCGTGGCGGAACGAGTAGAGCGAGATGCGGCGGTCGGCACCTGCCCGGTCCCGGGCCCTGCTAAAGGACGACCGCCAGCAGTACCGGGTTCAGGGCCTTCCGGCCCGATTCCGGAAGATCGGCCCCTCCGGCCGTAGCGTGACCAGGCGACCGACGATCTCCCGCGCGGGTTCGTTGAGCACGATCGCCCGGACGTCTCCGGTGCGACGGCGTGTCTTGTACTCGTCGAGGACCACGACGTCACCTTCGACATGACGCGCCTCGATCGCGGCGGCCTCTGAAGGACGACAGCCGGTCAGTGCGACAAAGCGGGCGAGGTCGCGAAACTCCGGGGAGCGGATCGCCCTGAGGATTGCTTCCATCTCCTCGGCCGTCGGGATCTTGTCCCGCCTGAGTTTCCTGGGCAATCGGGGGACCGTCGGGGGCGGACAATCGATGAGCCGGCGGCGCCGTGCCCAGCGGTAGATCGTCCCCAGGACGCGGACAAAGTCCACGCGGCGGTTCATGCCCCATTCGGTCCGTGAGGCGAGGAACTGCTCGATCGTCTCCTCGTCAATCGCGTCGACCGGGGGTCAACGCGTGTTGCTCGATGAAGGCCGAGACGCGCCCAACGTAGTCGCGGAACGTGCGGGGCCCAACCTCACCCCGGCTGGAGCGGGCGGCGAGATCCTCGAAATAGCGAGCGGCGACGGTCCCCAGGGCCGGTGGCCCGGCGTCCGGGGCGGCGCGACGTTCGGCCATCCGCCGGTGGAACTCCATCCACACGGCGTGCTTGTTGGATTTCCCCACGGCAAGCCGGAACATCCGCCCATCAATGGTCGCGTACCAGGCATTTCTGGCGGCGCGATACCACGGTCCTTCGGGTCGTCTCATGATGGTTTTCACTGCCCGTTTCGCTGCCCTTGGGAAGGGGCGACGGCTCGGACTTGTCGCAAAGTGTTGTCTTGAAAGAGCCACCGAAGAGAGTCGAACTCTTAACCCCCGCTTTACGAAAGCGGTGCTCTGCCGATTGAGCTACGGTGGCAAGCAGATGATTGATGGTAAAAGGGACGGGGCGGTGTGTCAACGGCAGTCGAGCGGTTGATCGAGGAGTGTGTTTCCGTACTGCTGCCCTGCACGATGGACAGGGCGGCAATGCGGGGCTCTCCATGAGGACCACGAAGCCCAGAGGATCGAAGGATGCCGGATGGGTCAAGTTTGAGAGGGATCTGGGAGGCTGTAAAGAGTGGTCGGAAATCGGAACACCATGACCGACGTGAGCCGGGCCGCAACGCTTGGTCCAGTGAGCCTTCAACTCTTTAAAGATCACCAAAATGAGTGGTCTAGTCGAGATTGGTCGGGTTGCCGGGCCCGATTTGTCGTCGTATGATGGGGCTTTCACCGGCGGAGGGGGCGAGGCACTCGTCGCCGGTTCGTTCGGATTCGAGATGCCGAGCTTTCCGACACCCGATGGAGACGAGACGATGGCGACCGCCGACGAGGTCAGGGCGCGGGGCCGGATCTACGACGAGATTACGCAGTGTGTCGGCAATACTCCGTTGATTCGCTTGCGACGGATCACCGAGGGCTGTCACGCTCAGATCGTCGCGAAGCTCGAGAATTTCAACCCGCTCTGGTCGGTCAAGGACCGCATCGGTGTGGCGATGATCGACACGGCCGAGGCCGAGGGGAAGATCAACCCCGACACGGTTATCATTGAACCGACAAGCGGCAACACCGGCATCGGCCTGGCCTTCACCTGCGCGGCTCGTGGATACCGCCTGGTCGTGACGATGCCCGAAAGTATGAGCCTCGAGCGTCGCCGCCTGATCAAGGCGTTCGGGGCCGAGATCGTCCTGACTCCCGCGGCCGAAGGCATGCCCGGTGCTGTTCGTCGCGCAGAGGAGTTGACGAAGAACACCCCGAACGCCTTCATGCCTCAGCAGTTCCGCAATCCGGCCAACCCGGAAATCCACCGTAAGACCACGGCCGAAGAGATCTGGCGAGACACCGACGGCCAGGTCGACATCCTGGTCTGCGGCGTGGGGACCGGCGGCACGATCACCGGCTGCGGTGAAGTCCTGAAAAGCCGCAAGCCCGAGCTTCAGGTCGTCGCCGTCGAACCGGAAGACTCGCCTGTCATTACGCAGACGCGGAACGGAGAGCCAACCAAACCTGGCCCTCACAAGATTCAGGGGATCGGCGCGGGGTTCATCCCCGAGATCCTCAACGTCAACATTATCGACGAGGTGATCCGCGTTTCGAACGAAGAGTCGTTCGAGACAACCCGACGCCTGGCCCGGCTTGAAGGGATGCTCTGTGGCATCTCTTGCGGAGCCGCCGCGGCCGGGGCCCTTCGCGTCGCCATGCGCCCCGAAAACACCGGGAAGATGATCGTGGTCGTTCTACCGGACCTCGGCGAGCGGTATCTCTCGACCCCCCTGTTCCCCGAATGAGCGTCCCCGAATCGTCCTCGATCTCGGCCGGGGAGATCCTCGAAATCCCCGGCACCATCCTGCAAGCGATGGTCGCTCATTGTGTGCAAGAAGCCCCCCTCGAAGCCTGTGGCTTGCTCGGAGGAGGGCCTCCTCGGGTGTCCTCCTTTCACCCGCTTCGCAACGCGGCTCAAAGTGAAACCCGATACGAAGCCGATCCGACCGATCTGATCGCCGCCGTTCGAGACCTTCGGAGCCGATCGGCTCAGATCCTCGCGATCTACCACTCGCACCCGAAATGGCCGGCCATCCCGAGCGGGACCGACCTGCGAGAGAACTACTACGAGGATGTCCCCCGAATCATCGTCTCCTTGCAAGGTTCCGAGCCCGAGGTTCGCATCTGGAGGCT
The Tautonia marina DNA segment above includes these coding regions:
- a CDS encoding DUF433 domain-containing protein; the protein is MNTHLGYVHLRIEPDGNAWVDGTRYSVAHLAGEHYHHGWSAEELLRQHPDLRPEQVYAALTYFYDHRDRILRELGETAERVRPLVEAQPLSRAELLRRRDAGTP
- the cysK gene encoding cysteine synthase A, producing MATADEVRARGRIYDEITQCVGNTPLIRLRRITEGCHAQIVAKLENFNPLWSVKDRIGVAMIDTAEAEGKINPDTVIIEPTSGNTGIGLAFTCAARGYRLVVTMPESMSLERRRLIKAFGAEIVLTPAAEGMPGAVRRAEELTKNTPNAFMPQQFRNPANPEIHRKTTAEEIWRDTDGQVDILVCGVGTGGTITGCGEVLKSRKPELQVVAVEPEDSPVITQTRNGEPTKPGPHKIQGIGAGFIPEILNVNIIDEVIRVSNEESFETTRRLARLEGMLCGISCGAAAAGALRVAMRPENTGKMIVVVLPDLGERYLSTPLFPE
- a CDS encoding transposase, giving the protein NSLHWVLDVTFDEDRSRIRKESAPENFGLLRRLALCLFKGDTSSKGSIKGKRLKASWDDEYLIQVLCGSAGN
- a CDS encoding DUF5615 family PIN-like protein, with the translated sequence MPLSLYMDVHVPMVVTQTLRRRGVDLLTSQEDGTSTAEDDVLLARATALGRLLVTQDQDFLRISAEWQLTGQSFTGILFAAQQGASLGLLAADLELIVSCGEPDELRDRVTYLPLR
- a CDS encoding Mov34/MPN/PAD-1 family protein, whose amino-acid sequence is MSVPESSSISAGEILEIPGTILQAMVAHCVQEAPLEACGLLGGGPPRVSSFHPLRNAAQSETRYEADPTDLIAAVRDLRSRSAQILAIYHSHPKWPAIPSGTDLRENYYEDVPRIIVSLQGSEPEVRIWRLRADGYDELPWRSVSDG